A region of Legionella donaldsonii DNA encodes the following proteins:
- a CDS encoding DUF5630 domain-containing protein — protein MPYQTLQQFLKLTTAEKISLKPLLELSEALEQGRLSSQEQVALASEIEKIDFALLIRAALGNPKLNTLCKHPSLNDIWNEKWRLCGLNPPRTGEPPQAGKPIHEYKPQSTLHTFELLKGIFVYGQYKRHLKAEEDKFRAYAPSYLQLAAYLGYFPALSGLCKQALAKKSLKDALHYALKAAELYWTPGYFLLAITTYTLAAQDDNESFYQTALLQLIIAEKLMPYADDMINNAYQGKSVARALVEAGLTDLIGLKQELARLAGVSMSWVTTTLYKQATQEVNKIVAETSSSNKNEDSPGSKEEMSEMEMLPRLSL, from the coding sequence ATGCCCTACCAGACATTACAACAATTTTTAAAATTAACGACGGCTGAAAAAATTTCTCTGAAGCCTTTACTTGAACTAAGTGAGGCTCTGGAGCAAGGAAGGCTATCATCTCAGGAACAAGTAGCCTTAGCCAGCGAGATTGAAAAAATCGACTTCGCTCTTCTGATTAGAGCGGCTCTTGGTAACCCGAAACTCAATACCCTATGTAAGCATCCAAGCTTGAATGACATCTGGAACGAGAAATGGCGTCTTTGTGGGCTTAACCCACCGCGAACTGGAGAGCCTCCTCAAGCGGGCAAACCCATTCACGAATACAAACCCCAATCTACCCTGCACACCTTCGAATTGTTAAAAGGTATTTTTGTCTATGGCCAATACAAACGCCACCTTAAAGCCGAAGAAGACAAATTCAGGGCTTATGCACCCTCCTATCTGCAACTTGCAGCCTATCTGGGCTATTTTCCTGCTCTTAGTGGCTTATGTAAACAAGCCCTGGCTAAAAAATCCCTGAAAGACGCTCTCCACTACGCTTTGAAAGCCGCGGAATTATATTGGACACCCGGTTATTTTTTACTGGCCATTACCACCTATACACTAGCTGCGCAGGATGACAATGAGAGCTTCTATCAAACAGCGTTGTTGCAACTGATTATAGCCGAGAAACTAATGCCTTATGCAGACGACATGATAAACAATGCCTACCAGGGAAAATCCGTTGCAAGGGCCTTAGTGGAAGCTGGTTTAACTGATCTGATTGGACTGAAACAAGAGCTTGCTCGCCTTGCAGGCGTATCAATGTCTTGGGTTACGACCACTCTCTACAAGCAAGCAACACAAGAAGTCAATAAAATTGTAGCTGAAACCTCTTCGAGCAACAAAAATGAAGACAGCCCCGGCTCGAAAGAAGAAATGAGTGAGATGGAAATGTTACCACGTCTTTCACTTTAA
- a CDS encoding M50 family metallopeptidase translates to MILALLAIVLTLVMVVGIHEAGHAIAAKWFAVKIQRISIGFGKPLLTWRGKSGCEWVWAIWPLGGYVQLLNSRIQPVPKKEYNTCFDKKPVWVRCVILLAGAGANLVTAWLMLTIMFTIGYQQNAPVIQKVVPQSLAAKAGFKAGDQITSIAAQETSSWQEVGMRLIMVLGKAEVRINVLDSEKKSRSLTLDLQKWTYKRGAGTLLTTLGIEPDSLKQHRYQVKGQSLLSSMWHSIEKIGQLLIFFLVILKQLLTGMIPFAVLLGPIGLLAASANSFMQGFAVFLYFIASLSLVVGLVNLFPVPGLDGGSIIYALVEKIRGKPVPVAWELLLHRLAVIVFCVLLVQLILNDLQRYLTS, encoded by the coding sequence ATGATTCTGGCTTTACTTGCCATTGTATTGACTCTGGTTATGGTTGTGGGTATTCATGAAGCTGGCCATGCAATTGCGGCAAAATGGTTTGCGGTAAAAATTCAACGAATTTCCATTGGATTTGGCAAGCCCCTATTAACCTGGCGAGGAAAATCAGGTTGTGAATGGGTCTGGGCCATTTGGCCGCTGGGTGGCTATGTGCAATTACTGAATTCGCGGATTCAGCCTGTTCCCAAAAAAGAATATAACACTTGTTTTGATAAAAAACCCGTGTGGGTACGTTGTGTTATTTTACTAGCTGGTGCTGGCGCAAATCTGGTAACAGCCTGGCTTATGCTAACCATCATGTTTACTATAGGCTATCAACAGAATGCTCCAGTTATCCAAAAAGTAGTTCCACAAAGTCTGGCAGCTAAAGCGGGTTTTAAAGCAGGCGATCAGATCACCTCAATAGCCGCTCAGGAAACCTCTTCCTGGCAAGAGGTAGGTATGCGCCTTATCATGGTACTTGGTAAGGCTGAGGTCAGGATAAATGTTCTTGATAGCGAAAAAAAATCGCGTTCCCTCACGCTTGATTTACAAAAATGGACTTACAAACGTGGAGCAGGAACTCTATTAACAACCCTTGGCATTGAACCCGATTCGTTAAAACAACATCGCTATCAGGTAAAAGGACAGTCTCTTTTAAGCTCGATGTGGCATTCTATTGAAAAGATAGGGCAGTTATTGATTTTCTTTTTAGTTATATTAAAGCAGTTGCTTACGGGAATGATTCCTTTTGCCGTACTGTTGGGACCGATTGGTTTATTGGCTGCATCAGCAAATTCTTTTATGCAGGGATTTGCAGTTTTTTTGTATTTTATTGCTAGTTTAAGTCTCGTTGTCGGTCTGGTCAATTTATTTCCTGTTCCAGGACTTGATGGCGGCTCGATTATTTATGCGCTTGTGGAAAAAATTCGTGGGAAACCAGTGCCAGTTGCTTGGGAATTACTTCTTCATCGTTTAGCGGTAATTGTATTTTGTGTCTTGTTAGTACAACTTATTTTGAATGATCTTCAACGTTATTTGACCAGTTAG
- a CDS encoding ComF family protein yields MRQKITSIAQLLRLPSVCVLCQQYHRNPFAVCQHCNDLFKRINHSCYYCALPLADAKFLVCGHCSQKKPAFDHTITRYYFEEPLRTLIHEFKYRDAFYLRTFLTKLLLDALLEKTVSTQCIVPVPLHPRRLQQRGFNQAAELAKLLAKQLKIPCELNLCKKIIHTIPQANLGSQRRRKNLHQAFQVKINSYSHITLIDDLLTTGSTVNELARLFKQQGVTRVDVWCCARTSS; encoded by the coding sequence GTGCGCCAAAAAATTACCAGTATAGCACAGTTACTGCGTTTGCCTTCGGTTTGTGTGCTGTGCCAGCAATATCATCGCAACCCATTTGCTGTTTGCCAACACTGTAATGATTTATTCAAGCGAATCAATCATTCCTGTTATTATTGTGCTCTTCCCTTAGCCGATGCAAAATTTTTAGTATGTGGTCATTGTTCCCAGAAAAAACCAGCCTTTGATCATACCATTACCCGTTATTATTTCGAGGAACCACTACGGACTTTGATCCATGAATTCAAATATCGTGATGCCTTCTATTTACGTACTTTTTTAACCAAACTCCTATTAGATGCGTTACTGGAGAAAACTGTCTCAACACAATGTATAGTTCCTGTTCCACTTCATCCCAGGCGATTACAACAAAGGGGGTTTAATCAAGCAGCTGAACTCGCTAAGCTATTGGCAAAACAACTCAAAATTCCTTGCGAACTCAACCTTTGCAAAAAAATTATTCACACCATCCCCCAAGCCAATCTAGGAAGTCAACGGCGTCGTAAAAATTTACATCAGGCTTTTCAAGTTAAAATAAATAGCTATAGCCATATAACGCTAATTGATGACTTATTAACGACAGGCAGTACTGTGAATGAATTAGCAAGGCTTTTCAAACAGCAGGGAGTAACACGTGTGGATGTTTGGTGCTGTGCCCGCACAAGCAGTTAG
- the bioC gene encoding malonyl-ACP O-methyltransferase BioC produces the protein MNLKIEICNTFNRHAFEYEQAAKVQHEIGERLFERLHYLKINPRYVLDLGCGTGIFSALLKKQYPQAQIIGLDLAYEMLTLANKKQGWRRKWHLVNADMAALPFPSGLFDLVFANQVIHWIQPLSTVLRELNRVMNIQGCLMFSTLGPDTFKELKQAWLKADNYAHTNDFIDMHDIGDCLLGERFLDPVVDMEVLKVHYTSLKQLVRSLKAQGVRNINQARNAGLTGKGSWQRFEAGYKTLCTTDAKYPLSYEVVYGHAWKGEQRRINDGTETFIPVSQIRRLGK, from the coding sequence ATGAATCTGAAAATAGAAATTTGCAATACCTTTAACAGGCATGCTTTTGAGTATGAGCAGGCAGCCAAAGTACAACATGAAATTGGTGAGCGTTTATTTGAGCGTTTGCACTATTTAAAGATTAATCCGCGTTATGTACTTGATTTAGGTTGCGGCACAGGTATTTTTTCCGCGTTGCTTAAAAAACAGTATCCGCAAGCACAGATTATCGGCTTGGATTTGGCTTATGAGATGCTAACCTTGGCCAATAAAAAACAAGGTTGGAGACGCAAATGGCATTTAGTCAATGCGGATATGGCCGCGCTACCTTTCCCCAGTGGCCTCTTTGATCTGGTCTTTGCTAATCAAGTGATTCATTGGATTCAACCGTTATCAACTGTCCTTCGAGAGTTAAATCGAGTCATGAATATCCAGGGCTGCTTGATGTTTTCGACCTTAGGTCCTGATACCTTTAAAGAATTAAAACAAGCTTGGCTTAAAGCGGATAATTATGCGCATACCAATGACTTCATAGATATGCACGATATAGGGGATTGCTTGTTGGGTGAACGTTTTCTTGATCCAGTTGTGGATATGGAAGTGTTGAAAGTACACTATACCAGTTTAAAACAACTGGTGCGTAGTTTGAAAGCGCAAGGTGTACGTAATATTAATCAGGCACGTAATGCAGGATTAACAGGAAAAGGTAGTTGGCAACGTTTTGAAGCGGGGTATAAAACGCTATGCACCACCGATGCTAAATATCCGCTCAGCTATGAAGTCGTTTATGGGCATGCTTGGAAAGGAGAGCAACGACGAATCAATGACGGTACGGAAACATTCATACCCGTTTCGCAAATTCGGCGTTTAGGCAAATAA
- the dacB gene encoding D-alanyl-D-alanine carboxypeptidase/D-alanyl-D-alanine endopeptidase encodes MKKIYWLTLLFVSFMSCTGFANKNVTAGQLSKNIDEALKTFGENINIGILVQDAKTAKVLYKRNADRYFMPASNEKLFTALAALESFSPDFSYQTRLFVDKTKIKNGILQDNIYIQFSGDPRLTSEQLEQLLGSLAQAEIKKIKGAVIIDDTAFDNEAMSPGTTWDDKDFCWGAPVSALIINQNCANATLVPAARPGQPATLKLPAYPQPVRFINQVTTQAPATKDCAIKVKPEGDKTYAISGCIKTNAQPQNVTMAISGPRENTRLLVNYLLKKNHIKVSKKIEFRKMSSSPVELFSKQDSLPFKALITTMLKESDNGIAESLFKTIGALYTHEAGSFNNGNNAVRAILAEAAHLNFPPTTLIDGSGASRYNFITPEQVVALLQKAFYSDYAAYFISSLPVSGVDGTLKDRMKDPLTRGKVHAKTGSMSAVSSLSGYLETKTKRTLIFSIMINGFVDSPEKYKALEDKLCAILIKSS; translated from the coding sequence ATGAAAAAAATCTATTGGCTAACACTGTTGTTTGTTTCTTTTATGTCTTGCACTGGCTTTGCAAATAAAAACGTGACGGCAGGACAATTAAGCAAGAATATCGATGAAGCGTTGAAAACGTTTGGTGAGAATATAAATATCGGTATTCTTGTTCAAGACGCGAAAACTGCGAAAGTCCTTTATAAAAGAAACGCTGATCGTTATTTTATGCCTGCCAGTAATGAAAAATTATTTACCGCCCTTGCAGCATTAGAGTCTTTCAGTCCTGATTTTAGCTATCAAACACGCCTTTTTGTCGATAAAACTAAAATTAAAAACGGCATTTTACAGGATAATATATACATCCAGTTTTCTGGAGATCCCAGGCTGACAAGTGAACAACTCGAGCAATTGCTTGGTTCCCTTGCTCAAGCTGAGATAAAAAAAATTAAGGGTGCTGTCATCATTGATGATACCGCTTTTGATAATGAAGCGATGAGCCCTGGCACGACCTGGGATGATAAGGATTTCTGTTGGGGAGCTCCAGTTAGTGCTCTGATTATTAATCAAAATTGTGCTAATGCGACCCTTGTTCCCGCTGCCAGACCAGGGCAGCCGGCGACACTTAAACTGCCTGCGTACCCTCAACCTGTTCGTTTCATTAATCAAGTGACTACTCAGGCGCCAGCAACGAAAGATTGTGCTATTAAAGTCAAACCAGAAGGGGATAAAACCTATGCAATCAGTGGTTGTATTAAAACAAACGCACAGCCTCAAAATGTAACGATGGCCATTAGCGGACCCCGTGAGAATACTCGGTTACTGGTGAATTATTTATTAAAGAAAAATCATATTAAAGTGAGTAAAAAAATAGAGTTTAGAAAAATGAGTTCCTCTCCAGTTGAGCTTTTTTCAAAGCAGGATTCACTACCCTTTAAGGCTTTAATTACAACCATGTTAAAAGAGTCTGATAATGGTATTGCAGAATCCCTATTCAAGACCATAGGTGCTCTCTATACCCATGAAGCGGGCAGTTTCAACAATGGCAATAATGCAGTGCGGGCTATTCTGGCTGAAGCAGCGCATTTGAATTTTCCACCAACAACACTCATCGATGGTTCGGGCGCTTCTCGTTATAATTTTATTACTCCAGAGCAAGTCGTTGCTTTATTACAGAAAGCATTCTACTCTGATTATGCTGCTTATTTTATTTCTTCTCTGCCTGTATCAGGAGTGGATGGAACCCTTAAAGATAGAATGAAAGACCCTTTAACACGGGGAAAAGTACATGCAAAAACGGGCTCAATGTCGGCTGTTTCTTCTTTATCGGGCTACCTTGAAACCAAGACGAAAAGAACGCTTATTTTTTCCATTATGATTAATGGTTTTGTTGATTCCCCAGAAAAATACAAAGCCTTGGAAGATAAACTTTGTGCAATATTGATAAAATCCAGTTGA
- the phhA gene encoding phenylalanine 4-monooxygenase, protein MEFVSRYVSHQPDAQGLVSYSPEEHRIWQTLYERQMKIIPGRACEQFIQGLQNLGLTAKQIPQLPDVSGRLQELTGWQVAPVAALISAREFFELLAERKFPAATFIRCEEEIDYVQEPDIFHEIFGHCPMLTHPVYADFVCTYARRVLELPEEEWPLLQRLFWFTVEFGLIKTPQGIRAYGGGILSSISETAYSVESDIAMRVLFDPVVAFRMPYRIDMLQPVYFVIDDYQILYKLVESDINKYIQRARELGEYPPLFPVDKDNPNVHILAC, encoded by the coding sequence ATGGAATTTGTTAGCCGTTACGTTTCTCATCAGCCTGATGCCCAAGGTCTGGTATCCTATTCCCCTGAAGAGCATCGTATCTGGCAAACGCTTTATGAGCGCCAAATGAAAATCATTCCAGGAAGAGCTTGCGAGCAGTTCATCCAGGGTTTGCAAAATCTTGGTTTGACTGCTAAACAAATTCCCCAATTGCCTGATGTGAGTGGTCGTCTTCAAGAACTAACTGGTTGGCAAGTAGCCCCAGTTGCTGCGTTGATTTCAGCCCGTGAATTCTTTGAATTATTGGCTGAGAGAAAATTTCCTGCTGCCACTTTTATTCGTTGTGAAGAAGAAATCGATTACGTGCAAGAACCTGATATTTTTCATGAAATATTCGGGCATTGTCCTATGTTAACGCATCCTGTTTATGCCGATTTTGTTTGCACCTATGCGCGTAGAGTCTTGGAGTTGCCGGAAGAAGAATGGCCTCTTTTACAACGTCTATTCTGGTTTACGGTTGAGTTTGGTTTGATTAAAACACCACAAGGTATTCGTGCTTACGGTGGGGGGATATTGTCCTCTATCAGTGAAACGGCTTACAGTGTTGAGAGTGATATAGCAATGCGTGTGCTATTTGATCCTGTCGTTGCCTTTCGCATGCCTTATCGCATTGATATGTTGCAACCAGTCTATTTTGTGATCGACGATTACCAAATTTTGTATAAATTGGTAGAGTCTGATATTAATAAGTATATTCAACGTGCAAGAGAATTAGGTGAATATCCACCGCTGTTTCCAGTGGATAAAGATAATCCTAATGTTCATATTCTTGCTTGTTAA
- the letA gene encoding two-component system response regulator LetA — translation MIKVLIVDDHALVQMGIRRLLEDLPDVDVVADAESGEQALTLVKSHKPDVVLLDMKMPGIDGWEVTRRLKKSNPQVKVIAVTAVCAEPMPTRVLQLGAMGYLTKESGAEEMAAAIRKVAKGEKYLSAEIAQKMAINSLEAVQDSPFDLLSEREMQVMLMITSGMTVQDIADRLFLSSKTINGYRYRMFDKLGIKNDVELTFLAMKHRVIEQPNDALHDE, via the coding sequence TTGATTAAAGTTCTAATTGTTGATGACCACGCTCTTGTACAAATGGGGATTCGACGATTACTAGAGGATTTACCCGATGTGGATGTGGTTGCTGATGCAGAAAGCGGCGAACAGGCATTAACGTTGGTTAAATCTCATAAACCTGATGTGGTTTTACTCGACATGAAAATGCCGGGAATTGACGGCTGGGAAGTAACCAGACGGCTCAAGAAATCGAATCCGCAAGTGAAAGTCATTGCTGTAACTGCTGTGTGTGCAGAGCCAATGCCTACAAGAGTTCTGCAACTTGGTGCTATGGGCTATCTGACAAAGGAATCTGGAGCCGAAGAAATGGCTGCAGCAATTCGTAAGGTAGCGAAAGGAGAAAAATATTTAAGTGCCGAAATTGCGCAGAAAATGGCAATTAACAGTTTGGAAGCAGTACAGGATTCTCCCTTTGATTTGTTGTCTGAACGAGAAATGCAAGTGATGCTGATGATCACGAGTGGTATGACTGTACAGGATATTGCTGATCGGTTGTTTTTAAGCAGTAAAACTATCAATGGTTATCGATACCGTATGTTTGATAAGTTGGGTATAAAAAATGATGTAGAACTTACCTTCCTGGCAATGAAGCATCGAGTCATTGAACAGCCTAATGATGCTTTACATGATGAATAA